In Thermodesulfovibrio thiophilus DSM 17215, the following are encoded in one genomic region:
- a CDS encoding SIMPL domain-containing protein, which yields MKKTIFLSIILALFFTCAYAQDKYEKITNVSIILEQTKEIEPDILAMRLEVSVITPKETETINILGAIDKAIKNLNLDYKGGKYSVYKRCWWEKDKQKCQGYRGEIEYIFELKDANAQNQIFETLERFKDKYGEEMNFTVSEPQWIVSKKNTAKIENELKLEVIDTAKDFSEKVSKKLGKTCYISNLDYEIRRPSYGAEPIFLKTKNIEAPEPKKEELVIGVKVSVKLNCK from the coding sequence ATGAAAAAAACAATATTTTTATCCATAATTCTAGCATTATTTTTTACCTGTGCTTATGCTCAGGACAAATATGAAAAAATTACTAATGTATCCATAATCCTTGAACAAACAAAAGAGATAGAACCGGACATTTTAGCTATGCGCTTAGAGGTAAGTGTAATAACACCAAAAGAAACAGAGACTATTAATATACTGGGTGCAATTGATAAGGCAATAAAAAATCTCAATTTAGATTATAAAGGTGGAAAATACTCTGTTTACAAAAGATGCTGGTGGGAAAAAGACAAACAGAAATGTCAGGGATACAGAGGGGAAATTGAATATATATTTGAACTTAAAGATGCTAATGCTCAGAATCAAATTTTTGAGACTCTAGAACGTTTTAAAGACAAATATGGAGAAGAAATGAATTTCACAGTGTCAGAACCACAATGGATAGTTTCCAAGAAAAATACTGCGAAAATTGAGAATGAATTAAAGCTTGAAGTTATTGATACTGCGAAAGATTTTTCAGAAAAGGTATCTAAAAAACTTGGCAAAACCTGTTATATCTCAAACCTAGATTATGAAATCAGGCGTCCTTCTTATGGAGCTGAACCTATTTTTCTAAAAACTAAGAACATTGAAGCTCCAGAACCAAAGAAAGAGGAATTAGTTATAGGTGTGAAAGTAAGCGTTAAATTGAACTGTAAATAA